A region of Arabidopsis thaliana chromosome 5, partial sequence DNA encodes the following proteins:
- a CDS encoding Glutaredoxin family protein (Glutaredoxin family protein; FUNCTIONS IN: electron carrier activity, protein disulfide oxidoreductase activity; INVOLVED IN: cell redox homeostasis; EXPRESSED IN: 23 plant structures; EXPRESSED DURING: 15 growth stages; CONTAINS InterPro DOMAIN/s: Thioredoxin fold (InterPro:IPR012335), Glutaredoxin (InterPro:IPR002109), Thioredoxin-like fold (InterPro:IPR012336); BEST Arabidopsis thaliana protein match is: Glutaredoxin family protein (TAIR:AT3G57070.1); Has 1807 Blast hits to 1807 proteins in 277 species: Archae - 0; Bacteria - 0; Metazoa - 736; Fungi - 347; Plants - 385; Viruses - 0; Other Eukaryotes - 339 (source: NCBI BLink).) gives MAGLEKNADFSGKTTKSATTTSFFNRSLTIHGRTVVDSGPKSHNLNPSLNRTTSITKFYTPVESMGTSLKGKVKNLCRLFETSKPVKPALAEIPQKQKSGKSLLPESRISPFSSLNNSVIRLPGTEDRIVVYFTSLRGIRRTYEDCYAVRMIFRGFRVWIDERDVSMDIAYRKELQIAMGEKSVSLPQVFIMGKYVGGADVIKSLFEIGELAKILKEFPMRQPGFVCHCCGDIRFVPCSNCSGSKKLFDEDEDRVKRCPECNENGLIRCPDCSS, from the coding sequence ATGGCGGGATTAGAGAAAAACGCTGATTTCTCAGGGAAGACGACGAAATCGGCTACAACGACGTCGTTCTTCAACAGGTCGCTTACAATTCACGGAAGAACAGTGGTGGATTCGGGCCCCAAATCCCACAATCTCAATCCTTCTCTCAATCGTACCACCTCCATTACCAAATTCTACACCCCCGTAGAATCGATGGGAACTTCTCTTAAAGGCAAAGTCAAAAACCTTTGTAGATTATTCGAGACTTCCAAACCCGTTAAACCTGCCTTAGCTGAGATTCCTCAGAAGCAGAAATCCGGTAAATCCCTTTTACCCGAATCGCGGATATCGCCTTTTTCGAGCTTAAACAACTCGGTCATCCGTCTTCCCGGGACAGAGGACAGGATTGTGGTGTATTTTACTAGCTTGAGAGGGATTAGACGGACGTATGAGGATTGCTATGCTGTCAGAATGATATTTAGAGGGTTTCGGGTTTGGATCGATGAGCGCGACGTCTCCATGGATATCGCTTATAGGAAAGAGTTGCAGATTGCAATGGGAGAGAAGTCTGTGTCTTTGCCTCAAGTTTTCATTATGGGCAAGTATGTTGGTGGTGCTGATGTGATCAAGAGTTTGTTTGAGATTGGTGAGCTTGCTAAGATTCTTAAAGAGTTTCCAATGAGACAACCAGGGTTTGTTTGCCATTGCTGTGGGGACATTCGATTTGTTCCGTGTTCCAATTGTAGTGGCAGCAAGAAACTGTttgatgaggatgaagatagGGTCAAGAGATGTCCTGAATGCAATGAGAATGGATTGATACGTTGTCCTGATTGCTCTTCTTGA